GTGTGATGTGTTATGTGTTATGTGTTATGTGTTATGTGTTATGTGTTATGTGTTATGTGTTATGTGTTATGTGTTATGTGTTATGTGTTATGTGTTATGTGTTATGTGTTACGTGCTACGTGTCTCTATTATACCACGCTTGACAAACTTAATAGCTTCATGTATAATGTGTTGTAGCTTGATTCTCTTTAATCACGGAGGAAAAATGGGTCGAAAAAAGACAGCAGTGCAGCCGCTCTACCCTGATTGGCTTGTAGAGATGGTTGGAACGATCAGCCATTACTTTGACAATCCAAACAAGGCCATGCAAATCCTTTTTTTCTGCCTTAAGTATGAACGATACGAAGGCAACCAGGAATGGATCATTGTTGATCGAGATGGCGACAAGTATGATCTACGCGAATACGCGCAAATGCATCAAGCTTGCTATGAGCGACGCCAAAGGCACAACACGCCTCACAAAATCAACATCCTAGAACTGGAACTGCTTGTGCCCCGTTCACCTGCGCCGAGTTTGCAAGCTTCCGGCGGTCGAAAACCAAATCTGGATCAACTGGAAGGCAACGTCGAAGAGTATTTCTAGAAAACCAAAACGCTCCCCGCCATGCGGGAGAGCGTTTTTTATTTACTCCAATTTTTATAATTATCTTTTTCTCCTAATTATATTCGGAATCAAAAATTTTCTTTTGTTATCACTCAAATTTTCAAAACTATCAACAACTTCCATTAGTTTAGCGCTGGCAGATTCTGCAAAAGCTACCACTTCAACACGACAACCGTTTGTGTTCTGAACATATTCAACCAAAGGAATATAATCACCATCACCAGAAACTAAAATTATTACATCAAGACTTTGGGACAGCTTAACTGCATCCATAGCAATACCCACATCCCAATCACCTTTTTTAGCGCCACCAGGAAAAATTTGCAAATCTTTTGTTTTAACTTCATAGCCAACTTTTTCCAATGCTTCAAAAAAATTCTTTTCTAAACCTTCCATTGTTTTAATACCATAAGCTATGGCGCGAATCAGTTTTCGATCACCAACTGACTCTTTTAAAATGGCGCCAAAATTAACTTTCTTTTTGTACAAAACCTTACCACTATAATACAGGTTTTGAATGTCGACCAAAACGCCGACTCGTTGTTCTTTGAAAATAGACATAAGTTATATTGTTATATTGTTATATTGCTATATTGTTATATTGCTTGCCGTGAACTTAACAAAGTTATAGTTCATGGCT
This region of Candidatus Falkowbacteria bacterium genomic DNA includes:
- a CDS encoding NYN domain-containing protein; the protein is MSIFKEQRVGVLVDIQNLYYSGKVLYKKKVNFGAILKESVGDRKLIRAIAYGIKTMEGLEKNFFEALEKVGYEVKTKDLQIFPGGAKKGDWDVGIAMDAVKLSQSLDVIILVSGDGDYIPLVEYVQNTNGCRVEVVAFAESASAKLMEVVDSFENLSDNKRKFLIPNIIRRKR